Proteins found in one Amycolatopsis aidingensis genomic segment:
- a CDS encoding ATP-binding cassette domain-containing protein, with protein sequence MNAPLIEVTGVGKTYGSVIALRDVSTVVNAGEVTCVLGDNGAGKSTLIKILAGVHRHDAGEFRLDGSPVRFDSPRDALDRGIATVYQDLAVVPLMSVWRNFFLGSEPTVGLGALRLLDRKRGKRITRQALAELGIDLRDVEQPVGTLSGGERQCVAIARAIHFGAKVLILDEPTAALGVKQAGVVLKYVAQARDRGLGVVLITHNPHHAYPVGDRFLLLKRGAPLGSYEKSEIDLAELTRQMAGGTELEALEHELRAAETG encoded by the coding sequence ATGAATGCCCCACTGATCGAGGTCACCGGTGTCGGGAAGACCTACGGCAGCGTGATCGCACTGCGTGACGTGTCCACTGTGGTCAACGCGGGCGAGGTCACCTGCGTGCTCGGCGACAACGGAGCCGGAAAGTCCACATTGATCAAGATACTGGCCGGGGTACACCGGCACGACGCAGGTGAGTTCCGGCTGGACGGCAGCCCGGTTCGGTTCGACTCGCCACGCGACGCACTGGACCGCGGTATTGCCACGGTGTACCAGGATCTCGCGGTGGTGCCACTGATGAGCGTCTGGCGCAACTTCTTCCTCGGTTCGGAGCCGACCGTCGGCCTCGGCGCACTGCGGCTGCTCGACCGCAAGCGCGGCAAGCGGATCACCCGGCAAGCCCTGGCCGAGCTGGGCATCGATCTGCGCGATGTCGAGCAGCCGGTGGGTACCTTGTCCGGCGGCGAGCGGCAGTGCGTTGCCATCGCCAGAGCCATCCACTTCGGAGCCAAGGTGCTGATCCTGGACGAGCCGACCGCGGCGCTGGGGGTGAAGCAGGCCGGAGTGGTGCTGAAGTATGTGGCGCAGGCCCGGGATCGCGGCCTCGGAGTGGTGCTGATCACGCACAACCCGCACCATGCCTACCCGGTCGGTGACCGGTTCCTGCTGCTCAAGCGGGGCGCACCGCTCGGCAGTTACGAGAAGTCCGAGATCGACCTTGCCGAGCTCACCCGGCAGATGGCAGGCGGAACCGAACTGGAGGCACTGGAGCACGAGTTGCGCGCGGCGGAGACCGGATGA
- a CDS encoding ABC transporter permease, with protein MSTPAPPLTPAQPDERIATPRLADRLIVRPEIGALLGAAVVFLFFSVSTEQFLTGDGVATWLDDASTLGIMAVGVAMLMIGGEFDLSTGVMTASTALVTSILATQAGWNVWLALLASLAFAMLVGAFNGWLVMRTGLHSFIITLGTFLALQGLNLGVTNLVTGTVQVSGMRSTDGYESAGFVFASTMNIGGTEFQVSILWWIGFAVAAALLLVRTRFGNWIFAVGGSAVSARAVGVPVIRTKISLFMLTAFAGWLVGSINVLRFASVQANQGIGLELQFIVAAVVGGCLLTGGFGSAIGAAIGALIFGMARQGIVFARWDSDWFMLFLGALLLAAVLVNNTLRRRAERVRR; from the coding sequence ATGAGTACGCCGGCTCCCCCACTGACCCCCGCCCAGCCCGATGAGCGGATCGCCACGCCCCGGCTGGCCGACCGGCTCATCGTGCGCCCGGAGATCGGCGCGCTGCTCGGCGCCGCGGTGGTCTTCCTGTTCTTCTCGGTGAGCACCGAGCAGTTCCTCACCGGGGACGGCGTGGCCACCTGGCTGGACGACGCCTCCACCCTCGGCATCATGGCCGTCGGCGTCGCGATGCTGATGATCGGCGGGGAGTTCGACCTCTCCACCGGCGTGATGACCGCGTCCACCGCACTGGTCACCTCGATCCTGGCCACCCAGGCAGGCTGGAACGTCTGGCTGGCGCTGCTGGCCTCGCTGGCCTTCGCCATGCTGGTCGGCGCGTTCAACGGCTGGCTGGTGATGCGCACCGGGCTGCACAGCTTCATCATCACCCTGGGCACCTTCCTAGCCCTGCAGGGACTGAACCTCGGGGTGACCAACCTGGTCACCGGCACGGTGCAGGTGTCAGGGATGCGCAGCACCGATGGCTACGAGTCGGCCGGGTTCGTCTTCGCCTCCACGATGAACATCGGTGGCACCGAGTTCCAGGTGTCCATCCTGTGGTGGATCGGTTTCGCGGTCGCGGCCGCGCTGCTGCTGGTGCGGACCAGGTTCGGCAACTGGATCTTCGCGGTCGGCGGTTCCGCGGTCAGCGCGCGGGCGGTCGGGGTACCGGTGATCCGCACCAAGATCTCGCTGTTCATGCTGACCGCCTTCGCGGGCTGGCTGGTCGGCTCGATCAACGTGCTGCGGTTCGCCAGCGTGCAGGCGAACCAGGGGATCGGGCTGGAGTTGCAGTTCATCGTGGCCGCGGTGGTCGGCGGCTGCCTGCTCACCGGAGGGTTCGGCTCCGCGATCGGGGCCGCCATCGGCGCGCTGATCTTCGGCATGGCCAGGCAGGGCATCGTGTTCGCCCGCTGGGACAGCGACTGGTTCATGTTGTTCCTCGGCGCGCTGCTGCTGGCCGCGGTGCTGGTGAACAACACGCTGCGGCGTCGAGCGGAAAGGGTACGCCGATGA